Sequence from the Castanea sativa cultivar Marrone di Chiusa Pesio chromosome 12, ASM4071231v1 genome:
GCACACTAGGACAAGCTGAAACATTTTTCCTAGTCCCAGTTAAACGATGCTTTAGCCGATATATGCCCCCACTATGAATTTCTTTACAATAATTACATTGAACTTGCCTTGAATTTACTTTAACACCATGATCCCATCCCAAGTCAAACCTATTTCTTGGTGCATTTTTtcacttaattttctttctatccAAAGTAGACATTGTATATTTGTACTAGAGCTGCAAAAAAAGACACCAAGATATAGAGCATGCTCAAAAAATCACACACAAAGTTCTAAATTCTAATTGTGTTTACTAATATTTCTCAAAGAATCAAATACTGAAGATcctgtttcataatttttcaaattttacttaatttagttaacaaaatagaaaaataaaaaccttaaaagctttgtcaaaatcatatacacaacacaacaatCTGGAATCAAGCTAccaaagtacaaataaatgataaactgCTAACTACTAAAACAAATTACCAGAAAGCTTAAAGGCAGCGATGGCTCACGATAACATCATTGAGAGGGCTGAAAGGTGCTTGGTTTTTGACAGAGGACTAAGGAGGCGCGGGACAGAGGTGCTGGAGCTTAGTGTTTCTAAatattttaggttttgtttttgaaaacgttaaacttaagtactataggtttttttttagattttatgttgacataggggtaaatttgggacttcaattcattattggaCTTCTGATAACCCGTTAGGCTTGTGGGTTTAGGTGGATTATCTTACCCAAATGAATcccacttaaaaattaaaaaaaaaaagcccaagcCAAATGATAGGATCGATAGAATCTCatacgatcctacgatcctataCAATTCTACACGATCCTACCATTTTTGCCCTGCTactatttaaactttttggtgagaTGGGGTCGTAAAGTTgtgcgattttgacaaccatgattACACCCACTTTTTTTATGTATCTTGGAACATTGTGTTACACAATTCTGAGGTGCTAAACCCCTTTCTTGCCTTTGCTCTGTCCTTCTCATAACAAAACAACCCTTCACTTTTATGCTTcttccctttcttcttttccttattCACTTTACCTTTCCCCAAACTTGGGTTCTTTTTGAATTCTAaccattttcctttttgttttggttCTCTAAGTAACACTCTTTCTTAAGTCATTCTCCTTGTCTTGTTCACTTGTTCTCTGAACATAGGGGACCATATAATAATACATGAGTTTGAATGGATTGAAAGCAGTGGGTCAAATGTTAGTGGTGGCCCCTTTGCTGTAAATTCAGACTCATCCTCACAGAACAGTGATGCAAAATAAATTCCCTTCACAAGACACCTGTGATTAAAGAAAATCCTGACAGTGTGGACATGCAACGAGATTTCTGGAGCCATTTTGCTATTGGCTTCATTCTTGACTACAGGAAGTTCTTAGTCCCTTACTTAGAGCAGGTAATCAACACTGCATGGCGAATCAGAGGAGGGGTTTCAGTTGTAGGTAGAGATTATTTCTTTTACTTAATTCGGTTTGAATTTGAGGAGGAGGATTTAGATCATATGTGTGCTGAAGGACCTTGGGCAATGGATGGTGCCTTCCTTGTTCTAGAGAAATGGAGGCCAAACTTGGCTCTCAATAGATTACAGTTAAACTATGTCTCCATTTGGGTACAACTCCATGGCTTACCATTGGAGTACCAGTACCCTGAAATAGCTAAAAGGATGGGTCATATGATCGGTTTCTTCAAAAGGGTAGATTGGGAGGATCGTATACCCCGAAATATCAAATTCATGCGTGTCAGAGTGAGGTTAGACCCAACTTATTGTTATACTTTCTTTAACTTTTCCCCTCCCTTTTACATTTTTAACTTCTCACTACTATCTACCTTATTATCACTTTTCATCCATccctttatcttcttttatttttggcttttcttATTCCCCTCCTCTTAATATAAATCTACAATTCTCTTTTTAATTCTATACATAGTTTTTCCCACAAACATtaggttatttctctctctcaaatttgtttttttttttttcatttttggtggatttttaatttatttttcttgcatctttactttaggttgatgaatttttctattatttagaactctactttgggttgatgtgATCAaactttgtgtttttaagttgttatctttttttattctctttaatttcataaatgttatcatattgcattataaaggtagtatataaaaatataatattattttattacataatagGACTAAGATAATTTTGTGtctattactatatatttttttatttttactctttcagttctcatattattttctgtaaattttttattcttctccCTCATATtggttattctctctctctctctctctctctctctctctctctctctctctattgattttttattctttctttcaaatCTACTGTattattgtgatttttaaaagtCTATTTTGTGTTCATATattttggtgttgtattttttagttccCCAACAAGTTCACCTTCTCCCTTCCCCCCTCCCCctagttttctctccattttagtgagaaaaaaaactgGCCCTGCcacatttttttcctctccGGCCCTCCCAACCAAGCACCCCTTAAAAATcatttctctccacttttctcccctcaattttccatcctccctaaaaTCCCTCTAAAGAAACATAccctaaaattaattaataacttccTTAAATATTACATTTGTATTTTCATAGCATTTATGTTTAAAAAGACTTTAACTTAAATTTAGTCATATCAAAGTGTACTAAAATGCTACGTTAATGTGGCTCAACAAAATtatagcaataataaatactatGCTCAAGATTTTAGATATCATGAGtttgatattgtatttttttttataataaatttagatttagaaTAGATGCTTTTAACCTAAACATGTTTTTTCCCCATTATATAAGTGTACAAAAATCGATCAAAGTGGACAGAATGTATCGAAAGacaccaaattggaccgaagtgGACCTAATAGGACCAATGTTGGCTGAATAGGATCAAAGTGGACAAAATGAACCAAATAAAACCAATGTGGACTGAATAGAATtaaagtggacaaaatggactgaataggaccagAGTGGATTgaatggactaaataggacTAAAAGGCACTAAGTAGAAgtataggaccaaagtggacaaaataggaccaatgtggaaGGAATAGAAGCAAACTGGACTGAATAGAACTTTAGTGGacagaatggaccgaataggactgTATAGACTGAATATGACCAAATTGGATTGAAGATgaaaaaatggaccaaatagaaccaatgtggactgaataagacttttgaatatttatcatttttattgcattttagGGCGCATAtttctaaatttcaattttctttatatttttttactcaaaactaaagagtttagcctaaatataataaaatttcacacttttcaatccaaaaacttaagaaaatatatatatatttttagctaaacttgaaaaggcaaccaacaaaaagaattaatttaaagCCCAATTAGTTTTCAATGGACTGAAATGAATTGACCAATTGACCAATtgaaccaaattggaccaaagtagacctaATTGGATCACATTAGGCAGAAATGAATTgaatagaaattgtttaatttttaaggagaacaaattatcttcaacgtattttagataaaaaagtatacattatattacaatacTAAATAGTTATTTATTCCCAAGTATTGCGTGGGTCTACAATTAGTTTTTCATAAACCAACTCTATTGTTGTTGGCtttagttcaatatgttttgaatttatcttttttttttttctaataaagttACGATCttctcatctaaaaaaaaaaaaaagtctattgtTTTTCCTTCTATTAATTTCTAGTTGTGTCACGCATATCTACATGTAAATATATTGTTGTATTTATGATGTGTTGATGTAGCTTCATCAATGATCAATCAACTGCATTGTGTTGGCAAATTTCATATGAAGCTTTGTCATTTTACCGTTCAGAGCTTTCAGCTTTGTTGTCATGTTGTACATAGCTTTGTCAATAAGTCGTATTTAGTACCAGAGGTCCAAAATCTAGTAGATGACTTAGGTGCATCATTGTTTAATAAATTCCATAAATTTAAAGAGTATCGTTAgagatataaacttttttacaaactactgatgtgatgagtggttattggtaaatgaaagagtgatgttaatggtgagtctagataaaaaccaataagaagttgACAACATCAccagtttataaaaatgttcTGAAATTGTTTGTGGCCGTAGTACTACTccaatttaaaatatgattcACCAACACCAAGTCCAATAATCCCATTAAATTCCTTGTGATGCTACTTTTGTTTCATTCATTTTATCTTTGAGCTGACATGtttgaaacataaaattttcaagtatatttcactctcttctcaaaaagaaaaagtacattTTCACTCGAACAAGATGGCATTGGTAGCAAAACAAGTCTTCATCTGAACATCATCAATGGGCCGCAGAACAAGTCTTCAACTGAACATCATCAATGGGCAGCCTATCGGTGGGGAAGGCACAATCCACACCTTGCTTCTCAGGCAACAAAGCACACGGTGTAGGAGTCACATTGCTTGTCACTCCAGCAATATCAGTACAATtccattgtaatttttttggcttCTCAGTCAAAGTAATGGTCATATTAGAAATGCATATTCCAGTGAAAGGATCAACCTGAATTCCATCAAGTTTTGCTGAATAAGTAACATTCTCTGCCACCACATCACTATAATTAATTCCTTTAATCTCTGGAATTGCTTTTGGGTCGTATTTTGGGTCTGGATGTTGATTATAATTGCCTGCCATCCACAAAACATACTTCATAGTCTTCAATGTGATTCTTCTTACATAGATGTCCTTGACATAACCTCCTCTACCAACAGCAGTCTTAATTCTAACGCCAGATTCAGTATTAATGGCAGTGATGTCTTCAGCTCTAACATCTTGGATTCTGCCAGACATTTCGCTGCCTAGAGCAATGGTGGCACTGTCAGGGAATGCAGGTAAGCCTTCTAATGATTAGGTGCTGTGTAGGCATTCCAACTTTGATTCCATATTCATCCCAACCACTTTTCACAGCAATGCAGTCATCACCTGAAACTATGAAGCAGTCCTCGATACGGGTGTTTGTGCATGAATCTGGACACAAAAAAGGGAACATAAACTCAGCAATTGTAAATTGCGTCAATGATGTCAAGTGACAATGATGAAATATCAATTGTAACTTGTTAACTTAGCAACTTGTGAAAAAATGTGGTGAAAAAATTGGTGAATGGCAGGGGAATAAGTAATTAACCTTAAAATACATATTAATCAAAGCAATTAAGACAAGTGCCAAACATACCTGGGTCTACTCCATCAGTATTAGGAGAATCAACTGGTGCAAGGATTGTGAGCCCTTTGACTAGTACATTACTGCAATCACAACCACaggattctaaaaaaaagtgcTATGATcatatgataaaaataaacttagTCAGAGGAGCATGGCCAAACCTGCTGTAAATGGGATGGACAAACCATGATGGAGAGTTAATTAGAGTGAGATTAGATATTTGGATTTGATCAGAGTACATAATCTCAATCATGTATGGTCGTGTCACGTTTGATTCTCCGGCACGGAACTTCTTCCACCAAGTAGAACGCTGTCCGTCAATTGTGCCATTGTTACCTAATACAATGCCAAAACAAATGGAATCCATTAGAAATTGTTTAAAGCCaaaaatatttatccaaaaaaaaaaaaaattggtctaaTCTATAATTACCAGTTATTACGACGTCAGTGAGATTTGAACCAAAAATGAGAGCGCTTAACCGTCCACTAGGTGCATCCCTTCCTCTGCCATAGGAAGGCAGCACAAGAATAGCAGGCCATTCTGACTCATCCTGTCCATATGATCATGTATGTGTACAGCAAATTATggtataaaaaacataaaataaaaataaaatgagtattattttgtttatttgttgtgggcgtagcattactcaattacaaattataacttagcatttgtttgtttagaggcgaaatagggtggatggaaagctttggagagaaaatgaggagagaaaactttttagAGAGTCTTTAGTTGGGagagggagaagaaaaaaatgtggTTGAACCCAAGTGTTTTCTCTTTAGGCCCACCAAAATGTTTTCTCCTCAAAATAGAGATAAAACTGGAAAAAAAGGTGTGATTTGTTATATGGATAAAAATGCCCCTAGTTGCTATCCCTGGGCAATGTTGGctcttttttttgggcaaacattggctctctttttttctttttcttttttgctttcctGGGACATTGGCTTgcctcttcccttttttttttttttttttttttttcttttgatttcctGGGGCATGAGGTGACagtgatttgttttgttttttttcttttttttcttgacatgatttttattttttaataaattttggtggtttttttattttggggggcttgtttgtcacttttttgttttaattaggcattattttttaataagggtatgtgagtaaatttatataaactcattttttccatctatctacttttccactcccaaccaaacaaaaaaagaaggaaattaaaatattttatatcctcccacttttccacccctcttcccatcattttctattctcccacttttccacccctctaACCAACCAAATAGACCCTTATGCTAGTGTCTTCCCTTGTTTTTAGCTTTAGATAATATCAAAGACTATGATAAAGTAATGGCCAATTCCTTTTATGGCAAGTTGATTTGGGCAGTTTCTTGCTTATCATGCTACAATTGCTTTGGTCTAAATTCTTGGTATGAGagtttcattttgtttatttgttgtaGGCGTAACATTCCTCAATTACTAATTACAACTTAGGTTAgtatcttctcttctttttagttttggaTAATATCAAAGACTATGAACAAGTAACGGCTAATTCCTTTTATGGCAAGTTGATTTGGGCGGATTCTTGCTTATCATGCTATAATTGCTTTGGTCTAATTTCTTGGCATGAGAGCAATTTCATGTTTCatgtaaaaggaaaaatgtaaaTAGAGTGAAGTAGTATCATAAAGTAAAATCAATCTCGTCATTAATCCTATCGTTTTTGGTCTGTCAATATGATTATTAGGACTATTCCTCTCATAAAAGTGAATAATTTCTCTAAAtcaaattagattttctcttctTAAAATAGTATGACGGAGGATAAGGTCCTAGATTTAAAGCAAGAAACTaaaccaaaataagaaaatgatctcctccattttaattttttggcaGTGAATGATCTCCTCCAATTGCTTTTGAAAATGATTAAACCACTactaaaaagggggaaaaatcaTACCTGTGATCCAAGAATAACCGCATCCTTGTGAAGAAAAAGGGTGAAATGGCTGGTGAGATTAAAGCTTCCAGTTAACCATTTACCAGGTGGTACAATAAGCTGTGCCCCACCATCTGGTGCATATGTGCTTAGTTTCTGAATCGCAGCATTAAAAGCCTTTGTGTTTGATGTTTTTCCATCACCAACTGCTCCAAAATCCGTCAAAACTGCACTGTGCTTTCGACAATTTATTGCTGGATACTCTATTTTTCCCCCATTATCTCCATGATGATGATGTTTGTTTCGGCATTCTGCGACCCTTAAAGTTAGTATTCCCACGATAACAATCGCTGAGATAACCTGTAAACgttaacaaaagaaaatcaaaatatcagTTTATATGTCGACCTTTAATTCCCTTTAATAAGGAAGAAATGCTTATAACTAAAGGTACAAAACGAAGAAAACTTTATATTAAAACCGAAACACAAAGCAGCAAAACCGTCTTTTTTGTGAGATTCAACTCAGAAGTTAGCCCtcaggaaaaacaaaaatgacatACACAATGATAAACATAGAAAACAGAACTATgttcattcatttttcaaaataaaaataaaaataagagtgcTAGGGAAACGTACATGGGATGTTCTAAGTTTTAGACATAGCCCCATGTTCTGAGAATAGAAAATGTTTAAGACTGATTTTCGTTgtagaagaaagaatgaatttaTAGAAAAGAGTGGGAGTGAATATTTGGAAGGATATCTAATTTACATATCTATTTATGGGATTGTCCagtatagaaaaataaaagagtaatgCTTCAGACACAAAACTATTTTACaagatttttacaaattgctgatagggcaaattcttattatttttattatgggGCCATTACTAACATCAAATTTTCACTTATAATCATTATTTGGAAAATGTTAAAGTCATATcagcagtttataaaaatattttaaaatagttcgtgtctataacattactctaaataaaatagcataattttttttttttgtcattgttAATTAATTCACTTTTGGGGATAAAATTTGTTATCTATGCTACTATTTAAAAGGTTTTTCAGACAGGCCGAACTCTCCTCTCACGTAGGAGTTTCTCTCTCTCGTTTTTGCAAAAACGAGATCCTCCCTCCCTTAGTCTTATACTGAGGGC
This genomic interval carries:
- the LOC142620181 gene encoding uncharacterized protein At4g02000-like, with translation MAHDNIIERAERKFLVPYLEQVINTAWRIRGGVSVVGRDYFFYLIRFEFEEEDLDHMCAEGPWAMDGAFLVLEKWRPNLALNRLQLNYVSIWVQLHGLPLEYQYPEIAKRMGHMIGFFKRVDWEDRIPRNIKFMRVRVSFINDQSTALCWQISYEALSFYRSELSALLSCCT